One segment of Paenibacillus rhizovicinus DNA contains the following:
- a CDS encoding MBL fold metallo-hydrolase, whose protein sequence is MFITFWGTGDAMGVPRVYCSCDVCEEARAEGKNRRFRSLAQLTDDSFGTMLIDCGPDWRSGMEAFGLRDVDTLLITHAHFDHIGGLPEYADLCRWLGRRGKAYAKQEVIEEILVRFPWLRNQIDFLPIGDKLTFGVWETICWRVNHGKNGYAYAFRFTHAASGRSFAYCSDAIALQGEELEPLRDLDVLILGTSFYEEPFAFETRSVYDVKEGLQLIERLRPGRTIFTHMSHDIDLTRDYGLPPGTAFARTGMSITL, encoded by the coding sequence ATGTTCATCACGTTCTGGGGAACGGGCGACGCGATGGGCGTACCTCGCGTGTATTGCTCCTGCGACGTCTGCGAAGAGGCGAGAGCGGAAGGGAAAAACCGGAGATTCCGTTCCCTTGCGCAGCTTACGGATGATTCGTTCGGCACGATGCTGATCGACTGCGGTCCGGATTGGCGCAGCGGCATGGAAGCGTTCGGTCTTCGCGACGTCGATACGCTGCTCATCACGCACGCGCATTTCGACCATATCGGCGGCCTCCCGGAATACGCGGATTTATGCAGGTGGCTCGGGCGACGCGGCAAGGCGTACGCGAAACAGGAAGTCATTGAAGAAATCTTAGTCCGGTTTCCGTGGCTTCGCAATCAGATCGATTTCTTGCCGATCGGCGACAAGCTGACCTTCGGCGTCTGGGAAACGATCTGCTGGAGAGTCAACCACGGCAAGAATGGCTATGCTTACGCGTTCCGCTTCACCCATGCTGCCAGCGGCCGCAGTTTCGCTTATTGCTCGGACGCGATTGCATTGCAAGGCGAAGAACTGGAACCGCTGCGGGACCTGGACGTGCTTATTCTGGGAACGAGCTTTTACGAAGAGCCCTTTGCGTTCGAGACGCGTTCCGTTTATGACGTTAAAGAAGGCTTGCAGCTGATCGAACGGCTGCGGCCCGGCAGAACGATATTTACGCATATGTCGCATGACATCGATCTCACTCGCGACTACGGGCTTCCTCCGGGCACGGCTTTCGCCCGAACGGGCATGTCGATCACGCTTTAG